A window of Blattabacterium cuenoti contains these coding sequences:
- the dnaE gene encoding DNA polymerase III subunit alpha, translating to MYLIIDTETTGLPISYKNPVTDTENWPRLVQISWQSHDTFGKIIEFKNFIVKPDNYEIPFNSFKIHGITNKIAEKYGKDLTFVIKQFETILNKSEYLIGHNLEFDINIIDCEYFRINKTTLLTGNKKKILDTKDLATDYCKLPGIGVRKKFKWPKLTELYYKLFGIQLNHAHNAAYDVKATARCFLELLRLGVINYRKSGIKEKIINKFREIFPMIIPSSIVSFTDIMHNPTYTYKIKKKLCDITKLKNKNYSHIHNHTYFSILHSTIKVKSLVERAICNNMPAVGITDYGNMMGVFYFLDAINDANKKYSYLKKSIKGIIGSEIFISDNYLQKTFTKDKPDKYYHQVLLSKNKAGYHNLSKLCSHGFLDGYYSGRPRVGKKLIEKYKDNLIAMSGDLNAEIPYTILNYGKKKAEKIFLWWKEIFQDDFYVELLRHGLEEEDYVNKILLQFSIKYNVKYIIQNNTFYLDKTESDAHDILLCIKYGKKKSTPIGIGKEYRFGFPNSEFFFKSTEEMKILFSDLPEAFDNLKELIDKIDCYQLSHPILLPKFSKSFENTMEKINGGVNISENKLLKKMTYEGAKKRYPLISKSIIKRIHFELNTIDKLGYSGYFLIVQNFISRAKKMNISVGPGRGSVAGSVVAYCIGITNIDPIKYQLLFERFLNPNRINLPDIDIDFDDRGRDKIIEWVVNKYGKNKVAQIITYATMGARSSIRDTARVLNLSLEKTDRIAKMIPECCVSLKSILSENSILKNMKKMDIDKVKRLRKIAQNKDSLEGQILDKAKILEGTIRSTGIHACGIIISPYDIIEYVPVAISRESDLMLTQFDNNVVEKTGLLKMDFLGLKTLTIIKDTLELLKNRTDILLKFSLEDQKTYFLFQRGETVAVFQYESPGMQKYLRDLHPDKFDDLIAMNALFRPGPMQYIPNFISRKHGYESITYDFPEVEKILKDTYGITIYQEQVMLISQKIASFTKVEADFLRKAMGKKNKSELNKLKNKFISNAIKNGYSKIGIEKIWKDWECFSSYAFNKSHATCYAYIAFQTAYLKTHFPCEYMASVLSNNMDNIKQLSFFIKECKRLKINILKPDINYSDSCFQVINPTSIRFGLRGIKGVGQNAVKIIMNERNKNGFYKNIFDFVERIDLRIVNKKTLESLILSGALDSFKIDRTTYFDIYEEQNKEKNHKSSIIEKIIQVGSKHYSMKKKHSIKDDIKTIIKKKNNNFWTKSTLIKKKQEVLGIDLSIIRSYVTNTVYKKTYFINLSLDQLNHYAKQIIGKKLYICGMLSNKDNYMKNEKIYGIFLEEEKHVTNSFIIHGNGKKYFKYKHYNNNLSFDSYVIICERIHMYRIDSLKKILKTWINNKLILKIQLKYLNKITIDKLENLLLSQNIGNKKLHIMIYNRENKSIYFESIKYELEINYNFLKELEKIQGVDVCLN from the coding sequence ATGTATCTTATTATTGACACTGAAACCACTGGATTACCAATATCTTATAAAAATCCTGTTACTGATACAGAAAATTGGCCAAGATTAGTACAGATTTCTTGGCAGAGTCATGATACTTTTGGAAAAATTATAGAATTTAAAAATTTTATAGTTAAACCAGATAATTACGAAATTCCTTTCAATTCGTTTAAAATTCATGGTATTACTAATAAAATTGCGGAAAAATATGGAAAAGACTTAACATTTGTTATAAAACAATTTGAAACAATATTAAACAAATCTGAATATCTAATTGGACATAACTTAGAATTTGATATAAATATTATTGATTGCGAATATTTTCGGATCAATAAAACAACTTTATTAACAGGAAATAAGAAAAAAATTTTGGATACAAAAGATTTGGCAACTGATTATTGCAAATTGCCAGGTATTGGAGTGAGAAAAAAATTTAAATGGCCTAAATTAACTGAATTATATTATAAATTATTCGGAATTCAATTAAATCACGCTCATAATGCTGCTTACGATGTAAAAGCTACTGCACGTTGTTTTTTAGAATTATTACGTTTAGGAGTCATTAATTATAGAAAAAGTGGAATAAAAGAAAAAATTATCAACAAATTTAGAGAAATTTTTCCTATGATCATTCCTTCATCTATAGTATCATTCACAGATATTATGCACAACCCCACCTACACGTATAAAATAAAAAAAAAATTATGCGATATAACAAAATTGAAAAATAAAAATTACTCCCATATTCATAATCATACTTATTTTTCCATTCTTCATTCTACTATTAAGGTGAAATCTTTAGTGGAAAGAGCTATATGTAATAATATGCCAGCTGTAGGAATTACTGATTATGGTAATATGATGGGCGTTTTTTATTTTTTAGATGCTATTAACGATGCAAATAAAAAATATTCATATTTAAAAAAATCTATTAAAGGTATTATTGGAAGTGAAATTTTTATATCAGATAATTATCTGCAAAAAACCTTCACTAAAGATAAACCAGATAAATATTATCATCAAGTTTTATTATCAAAAAATAAAGCTGGATATCATAATTTGTCAAAACTTTGTTCTCATGGATTTTTAGATGGGTATTATTCTGGTAGACCAAGAGTTGGTAAAAAATTAATTGAAAAATACAAAGATAATTTAATCGCAATGAGCGGTGATTTAAATGCAGAAATTCCATATACAATTCTTAATTATGGAAAGAAAAAAGCAGAAAAAATATTTTTATGGTGGAAAGAAATTTTTCAAGATGATTTTTACGTTGAATTATTACGTCATGGATTAGAAGAAGAAGATTATGTAAATAAAATTTTACTTCAATTCTCTATAAAATATAATGTTAAATATATTATACAAAATAATACGTTTTATCTAGATAAAACAGAATCTGATGCACACGATATTTTACTTTGCATCAAGTATGGAAAAAAAAAATCTACTCCTATAGGCATAGGAAAAGAATATAGATTTGGATTTCCTAATAGTGAATTTTTTTTTAAAAGTACAGAAGAAATGAAAATACTGTTTTCTGATCTTCCAGAAGCTTTTGATAATCTAAAAGAATTAATTGACAAAATTGATTGTTATCAACTTTCACATCCAATATTACTTCCAAAATTTTCAAAATCTTTTGAAAATACTATGGAGAAAATTAATGGTGGTGTAAATATAAGTGAAAACAAATTATTAAAAAAAATGACTTATGAAGGAGCTAAAAAACGTTATCCATTAATTTCAAAATCAATTATAAAAAGAATTCATTTTGAATTAAATACAATAGACAAATTGGGATATTCAGGATATTTTTTGATTGTTCAAAATTTTATATCTAGAGCTAAAAAAATGAATATTTCAGTAGGACCTGGTAGAGGATCAGTAGCAGGATCTGTCGTTGCGTATTGTATAGGAATCACTAATATAGATCCAATAAAATATCAACTGCTCTTTGAAAGATTTTTAAATCCTAACAGGATAAATTTACCTGATATTGATATTGATTTTGATGATAGAGGACGTGATAAAATTATTGAATGGGTAGTTAACAAATATGGTAAAAATAAAGTTGCACAAATTATTACTTATGCTACTATGGGTGCAAGATCTTCTATTAGAGATACGGCTAGAGTATTAAATCTATCGCTAGAAAAAACTGATCGTATAGCTAAAATGATTCCTGAATGTTGTGTATCATTAAAATCTATATTATCAGAAAATAGCATTCTTAAAAATATGAAAAAAATGGATATTGATAAGGTGAAAAGATTGAGAAAGATAGCGCAAAATAAAGATTCATTAGAAGGCCAAATTTTGGATAAAGCAAAAATTTTAGAAGGTACTATTAGAAGTACTGGAATACACGCTTGTGGAATTATAATTAGTCCATATGATATTATAGAATATGTACCAGTTGCAATTTCCAGAGAATCTGATTTGATGTTAACTCAATTTGATAATAATGTGGTAGAAAAAACTGGATTATTGAAAATGGATTTTTTAGGCTTAAAAACTTTGACAATTATTAAGGATACATTAGAATTATTAAAAAATCGTACAGATATACTATTGAAATTCTCTTTAGAGGATCAAAAAACCTATTTTCTATTTCAAAGAGGTGAGACAGTTGCAGTTTTTCAATATGAATCTCCTGGTATGCAAAAGTATTTGCGTGATCTTCATCCAGATAAATTTGATGATTTAATTGCAATGAATGCTTTGTTCAGACCTGGTCCAATGCAATATATTCCTAATTTTATATCAAGAAAACATGGATATGAATCTATTACTTATGATTTTCCAGAAGTGGAAAAAATTTTAAAAGATACTTATGGAATAACTATTTATCAAGAACAGGTAATGTTAATATCTCAAAAAATAGCAAGTTTTACTAAAGTAGAAGCAGATTTTCTTAGAAAAGCTATGGGTAAAAAAAACAAATCTGAACTTAATAAATTAAAGAACAAGTTTATATCTAATGCGATTAAAAATGGATATTCCAAAATAGGAATAGAAAAAATATGGAAAGATTGGGAATGCTTTTCTTCTTATGCATTTAATAAGTCTCATGCTACTTGTTATGCTTATATCGCATTTCAAACGGCGTATCTTAAAACTCACTTTCCATGTGAATATATGGCCTCTGTATTGAGTAATAATATGGATAATATTAAACAACTATCTTTTTTTATTAAAGAATGTAAAAGATTGAAAATTAATATTTTAAAACCTGATATTAATTATAGTGATTCATGTTTTCAAGTGATTAATCCAACATCGATTAGATTTGGATTGAGAGGAATAAAAGGAGTAGGACAAAATGCTGTAAAAATAATTATGAATGAAAGAAACAAAAATGGATTTTACAAAAACATTTTTGATTTTGTAGAACGTATAGATTTGAGGATAGTGAATAAAAAAACTTTGGAAAGTTTAATTTTATCTGGGGCATTAGACTCATTTAAGATTGATAGAACAACGTATTTTGATATTTACGAGGAACAAAACAAAGAAAAAAATCATAAGTCAAGCATAATAGAAAAGATTATACAAGTTGGATCTAAACATTATAGTATGAAAAAAAAACATTCTATAAAGGATGATATAAAAACTATAATAAAAAAAAAAAATAATAATTTCTGGACTAAAAGTACTCTGATTAAGAAAAAACAAGAAGTTTTAGGAATTGATCTATCTATAATACGTTCTTATGTTACAAATACAGTTTACAAAAAAACATATTTTATTAATTTATCTTTAGATCAATTGAACCATTATGCAAAACAAATTATAGGGAAAAAATTGTATATATGTGGTATGTTATCCAATAAAGATAATTATATGAAAAATGAAAAAATATATGGAATCTTTTTGGAAGAAGAGAAGCATGTTACTAACAGTTTTATCATTCATGGAAATGGTAAAAAATATTTCAAATACAAACATTATAATAATAATTTATCATTTGATTCGTATGTGATAATTTGTGAAAGGATACACATGTATCGTATTGATAGTCTTAAAAAGATATTAAAAACATGGATTAATAATAAATTAATATTAAAAATACAGTTAAAGTATTTAAATAAGATAACCATTGATAAATTGGAAAATCTTTTATTGTCTCAAAATATAGGGAATAAAAAACTTCATATCATGATATACAATCGTGAAAATAAAAGTATTTATTTTGAATCTATAAAATATGAATTGGAAATCAACTACAATTTTTTAAAAGAATTAGAAAAAATTCAAGGAGTTGATGTTTGTTTGAATTAA
- the rpsA gene encoding 30S ribosomal protein S1 → MSSQTQGKINKQTLSNKHFIDINQNQNNKNSFNCTKYENHLNEDKNKERIKFEQIYTNTLPNIQELEIYKGIVTLMTDNSVIVDIGFKAEGVIPINEFREELKDDLHLTIGSKIEVMMVKMDYKGQCILSYQKAKILRSWQRINEYYTKGEIILGYVISRTKGGLIVKIFDIECFLPGSHINVKPVKDYETYVGKTIEVKVVKINKKTKNVVVSHKVLIEKDIEEQRKKMISKLDKGQVLGGKIKNILPYGAFVDLGGVDALLHITDMSWAHINHPTEIVQLEQELKFVVLGVDQEKNRVQLGLKQLHTHPWNSLDTNLKVGSKIKGKVSVLADYGAFVEVIPGVEALLHISEMSWSSDLSSPQDFIQIGEEIEALILTIDRHERKMSLSVKQLTEDPWINIQTKYPVDTKIEGKIIKITNFGVFIELEKGISGILYTHDLSWTKKIKHPSEFCNLNEKLEVIVLSLDIKTRKLHLGHKQIIDNPWNQYEKVYSIGSVHDGVLINLFDKGGTVIINQEVEAFVPLRFLEKKDGNFVKKGEEINFKVTEFDKESKKIVVSHTSTYRDGDAINKTYKKTSRVKVKPIKSIKSIKSIKPIKPIKPIKPIKPIKPIKPIKPIKKSRKFERSTLGDIEGLVKLKEKIEKEQDKKDK, encoded by the coding sequence ATGTCTAGTCAGACCCAAGGAAAAATTAACAAACAAACATTAAGTAATAAACATTTTATCGATATAAATCAGAATCAAAACAATAAAAATAGTTTTAATTGTACAAAATATGAAAATCATTTGAATGAGGATAAAAACAAAGAAAGAATAAAGTTTGAACAAATCTACACCAATACTTTACCAAATATTCAAGAATTAGAAATATATAAAGGTATTGTAACATTAATGACGGATAATAGTGTAATAGTCGATATTGGATTTAAAGCTGAAGGAGTTATTCCTATTAATGAATTTAGAGAGGAATTGAAAGATGATTTACATCTTACAATTGGTAGTAAAATAGAAGTAATGATGGTAAAAATGGATTATAAAGGACAATGTATATTATCATATCAAAAAGCAAAAATTTTAAGAAGTTGGCAACGTATTAATGAATATTATACAAAAGGAGAAATTATTTTGGGATATGTTATTTCCAGAACTAAAGGAGGATTAATTGTGAAAATTTTTGATATAGAATGTTTTTTACCTGGATCACATATTAATGTAAAACCTGTTAAAGATTATGAAACTTATGTAGGAAAAACAATAGAAGTTAAAGTTGTTAAAATTAATAAAAAAACAAAAAACGTTGTTGTATCTCATAAAGTATTAATAGAAAAAGATATAGAAGAACAAAGAAAAAAAATGATTTCTAAATTAGATAAAGGACAGGTTTTGGGAGGTAAAATTAAAAATATTCTTCCTTATGGAGCATTTGTAGATTTAGGAGGAGTAGATGCATTATTGCATATTACAGATATGAGTTGGGCACATATCAATCATCCTACGGAAATAGTACAATTAGAACAAGAATTAAAATTTGTAGTTTTAGGTGTAGATCAAGAAAAAAATCGTGTTCAATTAGGATTGAAACAATTACACACTCATCCTTGGAATTCATTAGATACAAATTTAAAAGTAGGAAGTAAAATCAAGGGTAAAGTAAGTGTTTTAGCAGATTATGGAGCTTTTGTTGAAGTAATTCCTGGAGTAGAAGCATTATTACATATTAGTGAAATGTCTTGGTCATCAGATTTATCTTCTCCACAAGATTTTATACAAATAGGAGAAGAAATAGAAGCTTTGATTTTAACTATTGATAGACACGAGAGAAAAATGTCTTTAAGTGTAAAACAATTAACTGAAGATCCATGGATAAACATTCAAACAAAATATCCTGTTGATACTAAAATAGAAGGTAAAATAATAAAAATTACTAATTTTGGCGTTTTTATAGAACTAGAAAAAGGAATATCTGGAATTCTCTATACTCATGATCTTTCATGGACAAAAAAAATAAAACATCCATCTGAATTTTGTAATTTAAACGAAAAGTTAGAGGTAATTGTTCTTTCTTTGGATATAAAAACAAGAAAATTGCACTTAGGTCATAAACAAATTATAGACAACCCTTGGAATCAATATGAAAAAGTATATTCTATAGGAAGTGTTCACGATGGAGTATTAATTAATTTATTTGATAAAGGAGGAACTGTTATAATTAATCAGGAGGTGGAAGCATTTGTTCCATTAAGATTTTTAGAAAAAAAAGATGGAAATTTTGTTAAGAAAGGAGAAGAAATTAATTTTAAAGTTACCGAATTTGATAAAGAATCTAAGAAAATAGTTGTGTCTCATACATCTACTTACCGTGATGGTGATGCTATTAATAAAACTTATAAAAAAACTTCTCGTGTAAAAGTAAAACCCATCAAATCCATCAAATCCATCAAATCCATCAAACCCATCAAACCCATCAAACCCATCAAACCCATCAAACCCATCAAACCCATCAAACCCATCAAACCCATCAAAAAAAGTAGAAAATTTGAAAGATCTACTCTTGGAGATATAGAAGGATTGGTGAAATTAAAAGAAAAAATAGAAAAAGAACAAGATAAAAAAGATAAATAG
- a CDS encoding ribonucleoside-diphosphate reductase subunit alpha, whose amino-acid sequence MDKDNRIMDTHPIAEKKGWKVGIDFPIWANNELYLTTIKSGYLLDGESPYEAYNRLAKKASQILNKPELENNFFNILWKGWLIPSTPVMVNLGTEKGLPISCFSGQIGDSMYEIYRKNLEMAILSKHGGGTSYDFSLIRPIGSYIKNGELGTSDGIIPFIKSYDSSIIASKQGKTRRGAVAIYLNIEHQEYTEFLKIREPKGDINRQCHNIHQGVILSNSFMNKVVKENGQERHLWINTLKERVKTGEPYLFFKDNANINLPENWKKYGLKIHHSNLCSEIMLPTDESHTLVCCLSSLNIYKYIEWKNTKTVFYSILFLDAVLQEFINKGKHIRGIEDAVRFAEKSRALGLGALGWHSYLQSRLIPFISLQSDMLIHEIFSKIQLESYKATQYLAKEYGESEWNIGTGRRNLTLMAIAPNRSSAKLAGGLSQGVEPLAANIYVDDDSKGMHIRQNPYLKQILAERGHDIPEIWEEIANEKGSCLNLTVLSEKEKHVFLCFKEINQLNLVKQASIRQKYIDQGQSINLSFHQNTPAKFINLVHLEAWKIGLKSLYYYRSESIIRADYAKNKGQ is encoded by the coding sequence ATGGATAAGGATAATAGGATAATGGATACACACCCTATTGCAGAAAAAAAAGGTTGGAAGGTTGGAATTGATTTTCCTATTTGGGCAAATAATGAACTATATTTGACTACCATTAAAAGTGGATATTTGTTAGATGGAGAATCTCCTTATGAAGCATATAATAGATTAGCTAAAAAAGCTTCACAAATTCTTAATAAACCAGAATTAGAAAACAATTTTTTCAATATTTTGTGGAAAGGATGGCTTATCCCTTCTACTCCAGTTATGGTAAATTTAGGAACAGAAAAAGGGTTACCTATAAGTTGTTTTTCTGGACAAATTGGAGACAGTATGTATGAAATATATAGAAAAAATTTAGAAATGGCTATTCTTAGTAAGCATGGAGGAGGAACTTCATATGATTTTAGTTTAATAAGACCAATTGGGAGTTATATAAAAAATGGAGAATTAGGAACTTCAGATGGAATTATTCCTTTTATTAAATCATATGATAGTTCAATTATTGCTAGTAAACAGGGAAAAACTAGAAGAGGAGCTGTTGCAATATATTTAAATATAGAACATCAAGAATATACAGAATTTTTAAAGATAAGAGAACCTAAAGGAGACATAAATCGTCAATGTCACAATATTCATCAAGGTGTTATACTTTCTAATTCATTTATGAATAAAGTTGTAAAAGAAAATGGACAAGAAAGACACTTATGGATTAATACATTAAAAGAACGTGTAAAAACAGGAGAACCTTATCTTTTTTTTAAAGATAATGCTAATATTAATCTTCCAGAAAATTGGAAAAAATATGGATTAAAAATACATCATAGTAATTTATGTTCTGAAATTATGTTGCCTACAGATGAAAGTCATACTTTAGTATGTTGTCTTTCTTCTTTAAATATTTATAAATATATAGAATGGAAAAATACTAAAACTGTATTTTATTCTATATTATTTTTAGATGCTGTTCTTCAAGAATTTATTAATAAAGGTAAACATATTAGAGGAATAGAAGATGCTGTTCGTTTTGCAGAAAAAAGTAGAGCGTTAGGTTTGGGTGCATTGGGATGGCATTCTTATTTGCAATCTAGATTGATTCCTTTTATTTCATTACAATCTGATATGTTAATTCATGAAATTTTTAGTAAAATACAATTAGAATCTTACAAAGCGACTCAATATTTAGCTAAAGAATATGGAGAATCTGAATGGAATATAGGTACTGGAAGAAGAAATTTAACTTTAATGGCAATAGCACCAAATAGAAGTTCTGCTAAACTCGCTGGAGGGCTTTCTCAAGGAGTAGAACCTTTAGCAGCTAATATATATGTCGATGATGATTCAAAAGGTATGCATATACGACAAAATCCTTATTTAAAACAAATTCTTGCAGAACGTGGACATGATATTCCTGAAATTTGGGAAGAAATAGCAAATGAAAAAGGATCTTGTTTGAATTTAACTGTTCTTAGTGAAAAAGAGAAACATGTATTTTTATGTTTTAAAGAAATTAATCAATTAAATCTAGTAAAACAAGCTAGTATTAGACAAAAATATATTGATCAAGGACAAAGTATTAATTTATCATTTCATCAAAATACTCCAGCCAAATTTATTAATTTGGTACATCTTGAAGCTTGGAAAATAGGATTAAAAAGTTTGTATTACTATAGAAGTGAAAGCATTATTCGAGCAGATTATGCAAAAAATAAAGGGCAGTGA
- the queA gene encoding tRNA preQ1(34) S-adenosylmethionine ribosyltransferase-isomerase QueA encodes MRTSDFDFKFPIDLLATYPTKERDESKLMVIHKKHQIIEHKLFKDIYQYFNEGDTLILNNTKVFPARLFGNKDKTEAKIEVFLLRELDAIDRTWDVLVDPARKVRVGNKLNFGYGLTGEVIDNTTSRGRILQLHYMGNHTNLIKKIKEIGKTPLPKYINRYPEKIDKIRYQTIYAKIEGSVAAPTAGLHFSKHLLKKLEIKGINIVEITLHIGLGSFLPVEVEDISKHKMDSEKCFIKSNICEIVNQSIKQKKMICAVGTSSMRAIESSVSSNKNLNPFSGWTNKFIFPPYNFNIANCMITNFHMPKSTLLMMTSAFTGYNLLMKAYQIAIQNKYRLYSYGDSMLILP; translated from the coding sequence ATGAGAACTTCTGATTTTGATTTTAAATTTCCCATTGATCTATTAGCTACTTATCCTACTAAAGAAAGAGATGAATCTAAATTAATGGTAATACATAAAAAACATCAAATAATTGAACATAAATTATTTAAAGATATATATCAATATTTTAATGAAGGAGATACATTAATTTTAAATAATACAAAAGTTTTTCCAGCTAGATTATTTGGTAATAAAGATAAAACAGAAGCTAAAATAGAAGTTTTTTTATTAAGAGAATTAGATGCTATAGATAGAACATGGGATGTTTTAGTAGATCCAGCAAGAAAAGTAAGAGTTGGAAATAAACTGAACTTTGGTTATGGATTAACCGGAGAAGTAATAGATAATACTACTTCTAGAGGAAGAATTTTACAATTACATTACATGGGGAATCATACAAATCTTATAAAAAAAATAAAAGAAATAGGAAAAACTCCACTACCAAAATATATTAATAGATATCCAGAAAAAATAGATAAAATACGTTATCAAACTATTTATGCAAAAATAGAAGGATCTGTTGCTGCTCCTACTGCTGGATTACATTTTTCAAAACATCTTTTAAAAAAATTAGAAATAAAAGGAATTAATATAGTAGAAATTACACTCCATATTGGATTGGGTAGTTTTTTACCTGTAGAAGTAGAAGATATATCTAAACATAAAATGGATTCAGAAAAATGTTTTATTAAATCAAATATTTGTGAAATCGTAAATCAATCTATTAAACAAAAAAAAATGATATGTGCAGTAGGAACTTCATCTATGAGAGCTATTGAAAGCTCTGTTTCTTCAAATAAAAATTTAAATCCTTTTTCTGGATGGACTAACAAATTTATATTTCCTCCTTATAATTTTAATATAGCTAATTGTATGATTACTAATTTTCATATGCCTAAATCAACATTACTTATGATGACATCTGCTTTTACAGGATATAATTTACTCATGAAAGCTTATCAAATAGCTATACAAAATAAATATAGATTATATTCTTATGGTGATTCTATGTTAATATTACCATAA
- a CDS encoding polyprenyl synthetase family protein has translation MNILDKIQVSIQEEMKYFEKQFFQITKNKISLIKNINNYIIPKKGKRIRPMFVFLIAKMLGNIQKKTYHTASLIELIHTATLVHDDVIDNSNFRRGFSSINAIWQNKIAVLIGDYFLSKGLLLATNHHYHDLLKIICTTVKNMSEGELLQIEKSQTLDITEKIYNQIICKKTAGLISASCEGGAISVNVSKRTSLNMKYFGKLSGIAFQIRDDLFDYDNINDKLIGKPVGIDLKDKKITLPLIYAIKKASKNDKIWILDSIKNFNNHTTNHKIIDYVKQSGGITYAIKQMIKYKNKALKILDNYPKGSTKDSLKSLVNFLVERNI, from the coding sequence ATGAATATTCTTGATAAGATTCAAGTCTCTATACAAGAAGAAATGAAATATTTTGAAAAACAATTTTTTCAAATTACAAAAAATAAAATTTCTTTAATAAAAAATATTAATAATTATATAATTCCTAAAAAAGGCAAACGAATTCGTCCTATGTTTGTTTTCTTAATTGCAAAAATGTTAGGAAACATACAAAAAAAAACATATCATACTGCGTCTTTAATAGAGTTAATTCATACTGCTACATTAGTACATGATGATGTTATTGATAATAGCAATTTTAGAAGAGGATTTTCTTCAATTAATGCTATCTGGCAAAATAAAATAGCTGTTTTAATAGGAGATTATTTTTTATCTAAAGGACTTTTATTAGCAACTAATCATCATTATCATGATTTATTAAAAATTATTTGTACAACTGTAAAAAATATGAGTGAAGGAGAATTATTACAAATAGAAAAATCTCAAACTTTAGATATTACAGAAAAAATATATAATCAAATTATTTGTAAAAAAACTGCTGGATTAATTTCTGCCTCTTGTGAAGGAGGAGCAATTTCTGTTAATGTCAGTAAACGAACATCTTTAAATATGAAATACTTTGGAAAATTATCTGGTATAGCTTTTCAAATTAGAGATGATTTATTTGATTATGATAATATAAATGACAAATTAATTGGAAAACCAGTAGGAATTGATTTAAAAGATAAAAAAATAACATTACCCCTTATTTATGCTATTAAAAAAGCATCTAAAAATGATAAAATATGGATATTAGATTCTATAAAAAATTTTAATAATCACACCACCAATCATAAAATTATAGATTATGTTAAACAATCAGGTGGTATTACATATGCTATTAAACAAATGATAAAATATAAAAATAAAGCTTTAAAAATATTAGATAATTATCCAAAAGGATCAACTAAAGACTCTTTAAAATCATTAGTCAATTTTCTAGTAGAAAGAAATATATAA